The Capsicum annuum cultivar UCD-10X-F1 chromosome 3, UCD10Xv1.1, whole genome shotgun sequence genomic sequence GGTAAACCTGCTTGTTTGGACTTATCTGATTAATCAAATACTCTTATTAGCAGAATGTAACATGAGATTGCCGTCCTTCCATATTTTTAACTTCGTCAATCAATCGTCCCAGTATCACTTGCACAAAGACGTAAGTTGCGCGGCTCTTCACTTTCGATACCGCatccgtgtcggattctccaaaaatacactagctTTGGCGAATCCGACACTCGCGCGTTGATAATGACGGACAATATTTATGCATACTATTTTCTTCATTTACAAAAGTTTGATGATGACGACGATATACCTAATGTGGACTCCCTAATATGGCTTGGGCAGTGCTACTTTTTGAAGTCATTTTTTGGAATTTAGACAGGTCTAAGATTTATTTAGCATAGTATCAGGCCCCCAATAACATTGCACATTGCTCGAAATTTGGTCACCAAACTATATATATCAAAGTGGATTTTCATTATGTCCGGAATGAACAACTAGGTGATAGTATCTCTCCTAAGTCCCAACTCTTAGCTACATTCCCGCTCATGAGCTCATGCACCTAACTTGAGGGGAATTTTAATCATGTACCAACTTTAGTGATATTAAATGTAAACATGATAATATGTATAtttgggaatatgtgtatatggtCAATTTAGATTATGTTAAGGTTAGAAATTAATGTAGACCTAATTGATTTGAGTTTTCGGTATTCTAGTATATTAGCGATTTACattattttgtataaataaaaagtGTTATTAATGAGAAAAATGTGTGAAAAACTCCTAGTTATTATTCTCGATTTCATGTCTTTTTTTTCCCTTCCTTGATTTCAGCATGACATTAGAGTCAGGCTCACATTCCGTAATTTGATCGAACCTCTAAATATATCCATGTCATGCAGGACCCAAATAGTGTCCGAACGTGCAAGGGTGATGAAAATAATATCACACATCAATGAAGAATGAAATTCTTCAACTTTTTAAACATGATTTTGAAGAATTCTCTCCTCTTGagttatattttgggattaaatttagctcaaatttattTTTCGTCTGATTCAGAAATGGTAAAGTAGCCTCCTAGACTCTGAATTTGGATTCTTCTTGAAGAGTcgcacaaattttagatgtctacaaatatccctacttcaaggcttgtcgaatTGTTGAAGTGTAGATTTGATGATGAGTCTTAAAGTACCAATAGAACTTCCATCTTTATTCGGCGGCTACAGATTTGCAGATCTGATTTAttagagaagagatgaaggatagatttggtcccactgggcgtgtcaatttgtttccaacataatttaattcatggaaaattaatttcaaccacaaaaaaaatatgaagaaacaacaactttattgataaacgatgtggtACAAATCTATTCctcttttgattttcttgattttctctttaATTCGAGGGTCATCAGTATATagcatatttctcgaacgtaAGAACATTtagatttgatctccatgaaaggagggtttgtcttcttgatgtatttgattatcaagaagagaggattttgatctttatgaatatcccataaatTTATTTGGACTTTTCAGATcattgatctctttgtgaatatcccgtgaatttgtgggatactggagatgcctctttaaagggatatttgccccctttatataggcgtaatttagggtttaggtccTTAATTTGAAAGCcgtcagtagcatatttctcaaacgtaggaatatttgaatttgatctccatgaaaggagggtttgtatgtatttgattatcaagagaGCCGCCAATAGCGTATTTCTTGAAcgtaggaacatttggatttgatttCCATGAAAGGAggtttgtcttcttgatgtatttgattatcaagaggGTCGTCAGTAGagtatttctcgaatgtaggaacatttggatttgatctccatgaaaggagggttatcaagaagagagggttttgatctttatgaatatctcatgaatttatTCGGACTTTTCAAATCGTTGATCTCTTTAgatctttatgaatatctcatgaatttatTCGGACTTTTCAGATcgttgatctctttatgaatatcccgtGAATTTATGGATTCATGGACTTTTCAGATCGCTGATTTTATAAATATCCCGTGAATTTATGAATTCATGAATTTTTCAAATTGTTGATCTCTTTATGAGTATCTCATGATGCCTCTTTACAAGAATATTTGCCCCTTTCCACGAAATTTCAATCTCTACATGTGCATATATGAATGACGTATCCCAATTAACCATTATTAAATCTTTTTAATTGCTCAAAGCTCTTTTGTCCTTGTTTAGGTTTTGTTTTCGACAGCAAGGGTTCAGTTTCGCATATACGTAGTGAGCAATTAATCTTCAGTCTGAATCTTTATTTGACACCACTCTTTCAATCTGAAACCTTGTCCCCTTTAGTCTTTATATTTTACATTCTTTAACTTAATTTCTTTTCCATGACAATAACACATCCCTccacataagaaaataaagatattttttgaatttcgtGATCTTAACAGTCTGTTTGGATGGTGAtttgccatggtttcataatgtatagtatggtttaatatggtatGGTATAGTATAGTATGGTACAGTATCATGTTTGGATGGATTGTATCGTTCACTGCGGTTTAATAATagattttttgtttggtttgatagTATGGTACGGTATGGTAACaagtaaatttactaaaatgcccctaattgTAATACATTTGAAATATCAACTCTTTTATCAATATCAGTGCTAGCGTAAGCAGTTGTCCTTTCTTTCTTGATACTTCTCATAGCTACCCGAAAATCTTTTTAAGACACCAAATTCACAAGGATATTTGATAAACATAGGTTTGACGAACTCAAACTAATGCAATCGGAAAGTACTTCCCAATCAATAAAACAATTGGTATACATGTACGTATCTTATAGTTCAAAAATCACTTCCCATGTATATTGCTTTTTGTGCATTCACTTGtttccctccatttcaattttcaattttttttttatcgaattgagtttttattggcattaaaaactactactactaaataactgtgatcatttttctcactctttaaatttttatattgctAACAGGAAGTCTTGCAGTCTTCGATCTTATTAACAAATGCGTagtcttagcatgtattttgttgataaggataaaatagaattaaacaaaattatataaggatatagttgaaaaagaaaaatgaaaactaTAGCACATCACCAATTTGGTGGTTCAATAAATTGCTTCATTTCATAATTATTAAGCCATGAAATAGTAACAAATCATAccaccatttttaaaaaattatgaaaacaaacaTAGTTCCCATGGtaatcataccataccatactatgGGAAATCACCATCCAAACAGGCTGTAAATATGTTGGATAAAAAGGTGGAATTAAGAgatatcaaaaaagaaaagatatatttattaaagacaaataaattgaaatggagaGTTGTAAATGTAAGAATTCTCTTGATATGTGGTGAAcgtcttttattttcctttaacttgagaaaagacatcgttttcacTTCAAACTATatccgaaaagtcgaagccacacctaaactaatactagtgacctattacacacctaaactataaaaaagtgaaattatttacaccctgtcaggctaccaccacttgcatgtggtgtagtatTTTACACGCGCTGtcacgtcagcaccacgtcagtaataagtatcatttttttataattaaggtgtgtaatagatcacttatatagtttaggtgtggattcgacttttcgaatATAGTTTGGGATGAAAATGATGCTTTTTCCCTAAatatttttagccgtttacttttgttatttaataggctgaaCGCGTCTAAAATAAGTGTAATATACGCGCTTTAGAATCGGGATCACGAGGAGGTAATAATATTACTTTTATAtaattaaggtgtgtaatagaCCACTTATATAACTTATATAATTTAAGTGTGGCTtaaacttttcttgtatagtatggggtggaaatgatTTCTTTTCCCCCTTTTAACTTCCATATCCATTACTCAAACACCACAGGATACTCAAAACCGATTAAGGAATCCATGAGATCACCAACTCATACACAAACTCCAAATCTACACAATTGGCAATTTGTCTTATTACTAACAAACCTAAGAAAACAAGTCCCAAACGCATAAAATACTCACTAGAAAACAAATAGTACAAGTAACAAACATTTTTCAGGTAATCAATCAGTCACTCTTGATTCTACTGAAACATGAACTAGATCCAAAATGTGGAACATTGAACTTATATACTCGATACTCCTTCTAAGGCTTGATCACTGGGACTTGTACTACGGATTGTTGCTGTGCTTGTTGAGGTTGAAGCAACTGGATATTAGCCCTCGAGCATGACCGAGGCATTTCGCCAGCCAGTGGAATCACTGGCAAGTTGTCACAGTTGCATATCTCAACCATGAAGCcatctgggtcatggaaaaataattGATCCACGTATATACCTCCTTCTTCCACTAGCTGCCTCACGTATTTTATTCCCATTTCTGTTAATTTTTTCTCCACTGCATCTATGCTCTCACACTGCTTATCACCCAAAAAAGAAAGTTCAATTAAAACTAAATTTCCATAAAGATACTCTGATACTCTGTACACACAACGGCGCAACCAAGATTTTTCATCAATATATGAAAAAGTAAATATACGAAGAAGCCAAAGGATTCGACATCtactatttatatatacaaaGTAATTATATATACAAAGTAATTTTAACAAGGTATAAACAACGTTAGTTTCTGTTGACGAATCCCTGGGCCCTTTCTGGCTCCCCCTAAGTACACAACGAATCCCTGGGCTCTTTCTGGTTACCCCCCTGAGTACACAATACGCACATCAGCTACTAGCTAACAATAGCAAATTTTAGATTTAATACTTGAACTCAGGGGAGAAGCTACAAGCCCATTGAATAAATAATCTATGCATAATCAAATTTGTTGTCtttctaaagtttgaaaagaCAAACTCAAATTCTTAGCATTGCCTCTAGCTGTACTCGTTATACTtctgaaatcaaaataaaaaattctgaaTATAAACTTGTTAGCAAATTTGTACGCACATATATGTACGGGTCAAAAGTACTGAATTTTAGTTAAACATGTTGCGCATAAGCAAAAATCAGGCCCTGATATAGAAACAGAATGAATTACCTGGAAAGAGATGTGGTTATCTTTGGGATTGATTTCAGTTTTCTTTGGCATTTCCTCAGGATCTTCCGATTGAAGCAAATGAATCCCAATTCCGTAACTAAACAGCCTacaatacaagaaaccaagaagcACACGGAATCTCAGTACACAAATGTTAAAAACAATTGGTAAACTAAAGATTCAGAAAGAATATTATTCAATCAatcatgtaaaatcatgctatgTATCTGCATCTTCTGTTTCTTAGATAAATTAATATAACCAACGAAAAAGGAAGTAGAATAAAATTACCAAGCGCCATTAAAATTGAATGATCCAGGCCTCCTAACAGGCACAAAACCAAGAACATTCTTGTAAAATTCAATAGATTTTTCAACTGATCTACAGACAAGGGAGATATGATTCAGGGATGTCAAAGCCAGTGGATTTCCAGTATTCCCcttcattttttcccttttttttttcctcaaacaaGATTAATCAATCCAATGAACAAACTAAGTAAAACAAAACAATGGGCAATAACAATTAACAAAT encodes the following:
- the LOC107861943 gene encoding glyoxylase I 4, which encodes MKGNTGNPLALTSLNHISLVCRSVEKSIEFYKNVLGFVPVRRPGSFNFNGAWLFSYGIGIHLLQSEDPEEMPKKTEINPKDNHISFQCESIDAVEKKLTEMGIKYVRQLVEEGGIYVDQLFFHDPDGFMVEICNCDNLPVIPLAGEMPRSCSRANIQLLQPQQAQQQSVVQVPVIKP